In Actinoplanes derwentensis, the following proteins share a genomic window:
- a CDS encoding alpha/beta fold hydrolase: MLFAHGYGCDQNMWRFVTPAFQDTHRIVLFDHVGNGKSDLSAYRDARHGTLAGYAEDVLEILREHDLRDVIFVGHSVSSMIGVLAANREPDRFGGIVMVGPSPRYIDDQSAGYVGGFERSDIEQMLESLDSNYLGWSSAMAPVIMGNPERPELGEELTNSFCRTDPAIAKKFAKVTFLSDNREDLPKLRVRSLILQCSDDVIAPDVVGEYVHKHTPDSTFTALNATGHCPNLSAPEETVDAIKAWL, encoded by the coding sequence ATGTTGTTCGCTCACGGGTACGGCTGCGATCAGAACATGTGGCGTTTTGTCACCCCGGCCTTCCAGGACACGCACCGGATCGTCCTCTTCGATCACGTCGGTAACGGCAAATCGGACCTGTCGGCTTACCGGGACGCCCGGCACGGGACTCTGGCGGGATATGCCGAGGACGTCCTGGAGATCCTCCGCGAGCACGACCTGCGCGACGTGATCTTCGTGGGCCACTCGGTGAGTTCGATGATCGGCGTGCTGGCCGCGAACCGGGAACCGGACCGGTTCGGCGGGATCGTGATGGTCGGCCCGTCCCCGCGGTACATCGACGACCAGTCCGCCGGTTACGTCGGCGGGTTCGAGCGGTCCGACATCGAGCAGATGCTGGAGTCGCTGGACAGCAACTATCTGGGCTGGTCGAGCGCGATGGCCCCGGTCATCATGGGCAACCCGGAGCGCCCGGAGCTGGGCGAGGAGCTGACGAACAGCTTCTGCCGCACCGACCCGGCGATCGCCAAGAAGTTCGCCAAGGTCACGTTCCTCTCCGACAACCGGGAGGACCTGCCGAAGCTGCGGGTCCGCTCGCTCATCCTGCAGTGTTCGGACGATGTGATCGCGCCCGACGTGGTCGGCGAGTACGTCCACAAGCACACGCCGGACAGCACTTTCACCGCGCTCAACGCCACCGGGCACTGCCCTAACCTGAGTGCACCCGAAGAGACGGTTGACGCGATCAAGGCCTGGTTGTAG
- a CDS encoding lysophospholipid acyltransferase family protein has protein sequence MPLLYSFGKLTLGKVLMAGWQPHVEGIEHVPLTGGAIFASNHLSVADELFLAAVVDRHLAFWAKADYFTGTGVKGFLFRQVMAGVGAIRVERAGGRAALTAFDAAIPALRGGDLVAVYPEGTRSPDGRLYRGRTGVARLAVAAGVPIIPVGVQGTEKVQPIGQLYPSPMRDVISIKFGKPIETTGRSDDRHSLRELTDQVMTDIQRLTGQEYIPRYAPKREEKSS, from the coding sequence TTGCCGCTGCTCTACTCGTTCGGCAAGCTCACGCTCGGCAAGGTTCTGATGGCCGGCTGGCAGCCGCACGTCGAAGGCATCGAGCACGTCCCGCTCACCGGTGGCGCGATCTTCGCCAGCAACCACCTCTCGGTCGCTGACGAACTCTTCCTCGCCGCAGTGGTCGACCGGCACCTGGCGTTCTGGGCCAAAGCCGACTATTTCACCGGTACCGGGGTCAAGGGATTCCTCTTCCGCCAGGTGATGGCCGGGGTCGGCGCCATCCGGGTCGAGCGTGCCGGTGGCCGCGCCGCCCTCACCGCCTTCGACGCCGCGATCCCCGCGCTGCGCGGCGGTGACCTGGTCGCCGTCTACCCCGAGGGCACCCGCTCACCCGACGGCCGGCTCTACCGCGGCCGCACCGGCGTGGCCCGGCTCGCGGTCGCCGCCGGTGTCCCGATCATCCCGGTCGGCGTGCAGGGCACCGAGAAGGTCCAGCCCATCGGCCAGCTCTACCCGAGCCCGATGCGCGACGTGATCAGCATCAAGTTCGGCAAGCCGATCGAGACGACCGGGCGCTCCGACGACCGGCACTCCCTCCGCGAGCTGACCGACCAGGTGATGACCGACATCCAGCGCCTCACCGGCCAGGAGTACATCCCGCGGTACGCCCCCAAACGCGAAGAGAAATCCAGCTGA